From Anoplopoma fimbria isolate UVic2021 breed Golden Eagle Sablefish chromosome 11, Afim_UVic_2022, whole genome shotgun sequence, one genomic window encodes:
- the zwi gene encoding zwilling, with protein sequence MGNTSFTEGKTALTLGNTTIKRGKSKLAMGASSITRGKSTTSLGSSTITSGKTKIALGGASFSRGSTTTSFRKALFPKRKTL encoded by the coding sequence ATGGGCAACACCAGTTTCACCGAGGGGAAGACGGCCTTAACCTTGGGCAACACCACCATAAAGAGGGGAAAGTCCAAGCTTGCCATGGGGGCATCCTCCATCACCAGGGGCAAGAGCACAACATCATTGGGCTCCTCCACCATCACCAGTGGAAAGACCAAGATTGCCCTGGGGGGCGCCTCCTTCAGCAGGggctccaccaccacctctttTCGAAAAGCCCTCTTCCCCAAACGCAAGACGCTCTAG
- the strada gene encoding STE20-related kinase adapter protein alpha isoform X2 yields MGSFLPDSSSYELLTVIGRGLDDLMTVNLARYRPTGEHVAIRRIDLEPCTNDMVIYLQSELHVSKLFHHSSIVPYKSIFIAENELWVITPFMAYGSARDLICSHFADGMTELTIAYILLGMLKALEYIHHMGYVHRSVKASHVLISASGQVCMSGLRSIFSLIRHGQRARVVHDFPQYSVKVLPWLSPEVLQQNLQGYDSRSDIYSLGITACELANGHVPFKDMPATQMLLEKLNGTVPCLLDTTTIPPEELSMKPSRSGADSGICEGPGAGSVRHSNGEPSTSTGGHPYNRTFSSHFHAFVELCLQRDPEKRPSATTLIGHPFFKQIKRRPSEALPELLRPITPITSFESSQPQDSHSGLASLESGLSHLDVDDWDF; encoded by the exons ATGGGCAGCTTCCTCCCTGACAGCAGCTCCTACGAGCTCCTCACTGTTATCG GCCGGGGCTTGGACGACTTGATGACGGTGAACCTGGCTCGATACAGACCCACTGGGGAGCATGTAGCCATCCGACGGATTGACTTGGAGCCATGCACTAATGACATGGTGATCTACCTGCAG AGCGAACTACATGTGTCAAAGTTGTTTCACCACTCCAGCATTGTACCCTACAAGAGCATCTTTATAGCCGAGAATGAGCTGTGGGTCATCACCCCCTTCATGGCTTATG GGTCAGCCAGAGATCTGATCTGCTCACATTTCGCTGATGGGATGACTGAGCTGACCATCGCATACATTTTGCTGGGTATGCTCAAAGCTCTTGAATACATCCACCACATGGGATATGTGCACCG GAGTGTGAAGGCCAGCCATGTGTTGATCTCAGCCAGCGGACAGGTCTGCATGTCGGGTCTGCGGAGCATCTTCAGTCTGATCCGTCATGGCCAGAGGGCCAGAGTTGTCCACGACTTCCCCCAGTACAGCGTGAAGGTGCTGCCCTGGCTCAGCCCAGAGGTGCTGCAGCAG AACCTGCAGGGCTACGACTCTCGGTCAGACATCTACAGCCTCGGCATCACAGCCTGTGAGCTGGCCAATGGACACGTGCCCTTCAAAGACATGCCAGCTACACAG ATGCTGCTGGAGAAGCTGAATGGGACGGTGCCGTGTCTGCTGGACACCACCACTATCCCACCAGAGGAGCTGTCGATGAAACCGTCTCGTTCCGGGGCCGACTCCGGCATCTGCGAGGGTCCAGGAGCCGGAAGTGTTCGCCACTCCAACGGGGAGCCCTCCACCTCGACAGGCGGACACCCCTACAACCGGACGTTCTCCTCGCACTTCCACGCCTTTGTCGAGCTGTGTCTGCAGCGAGACCCAGAAAAACG ACCGTCTGCTACCACTCTCATAGGCCATCCATTCTTCAAACAG ATCAAACGGCGGCCCTCAGAGGCGCTGCCTGAGCTGTTGCGACCCATAACCCCGATCACCAGCTTCGAGAGCTCCCAGCCGCAGGACTCTCACTCTGGACTGGCCAGTCTGGAGTCGGGTCTCAGCCACCTGGACGTGGACGACTGGGACTTCTGA
- the rnf113a gene encoding E3 ubiquitin-protein ligase RNF113A, with protein sequence MAESEEPKAGPCTFLFKKSKKKFSGRKRKASDSDKDENSDEDQSSVVRRGKKDTRVNPMIQRTKKAEREASSSESEGEKEEKKITVAYKSTRSAKPEGPDDMGATATYELDTEKDNDAQAIFERSLKIQEELTGKEDDKIYRGINNYQKFIKPKDTTMGNASSGMVRKGPIRAPDHLRATVRWDYQPDICKDYKETGFCGFGDSCKFLHDRSDYKHGWQIERELEEGRYGANDEENYEVSSDDEDLPFKCFICRESFKNPIITKCKHYFCEVCALQHYRKSKRCYVCNTQTNGVFNPAKELMAKMEKRIAEADQPPSDEED encoded by the exons ATGGCGGAGTCTGAAGAGCCAAAAGCGGGTCCttgcacttttcttttcaaaaaatctaaaaagaaatTCTCCGGacgaaaaagaaaagcaagcgACAGTGATAAAG atgaaaacagtgaCGAGGATCAGAGCTCTGTGGtcagaagaggaaagaaggacACTCGCGTCAACCCCATGATTCAAAGG ACAAAGAAGGCGGAGAGAGAAGCATCTTCCAGtgaaagtgaaggagagaaagaggagaagaagatcACTGTTGCCTACAAGTCCACACGGTCAGCG aaaccagagGGACCCGATGACATGGGAGCAACTGCCACCTATGAGCTGGACACGGAGAAAGACAATGACGCTCAAGCGATCTTTGAGAGGAGTCTGAAGATCCAAGAG GAGCTGACGGGTAAAGAAGACGATAAAATCTACCGAGGCATCAACAACTACCAAAAATTCATCAAGCCCAAAGATACCACCATGGGCAATGCCTCCTCTGGCATGGTCAG AAAAGGACCAATCAGAGCCCCTGATCACCTGAGAGCCACAGTCAGGTGGGACTACCAGCCAGACATCTGCAAAGACTACAAGGAGACTGGTTTCTGTGGTTTTGGAG ACAGCTGCAAGTTCCTCCACGACAGATCGGACTACAAACATGGCTGGCAGATTGAGCGGGAACTGGAAGAGGGCAGATACGGAGCAAATG ATGAGGAGAACTACGAGGTGAGCAGCGACGATGAGGATTTGCCCTTTAAGTGCTTCATCTGCAGGGAGTCCTTTAAGAACCCCATCATCACAAA GTGTAAGCACTACTTCTGCGAGGTCTGTGCTCTTCAGCATTACCGCAAGTCCAAGCGTTGCTATGTGTGCAACACTCAGACCAACGGTGTCTTTAACCCCGCTAAGG AGTTGATGGCCAAGATGGAGAAACGTATTGCCGAAGCAGACCAGCCACCATCAGATGAGGAAGATTAG
- the rundc3aa gene encoding RUN domain-containing protein 3A isoform X3, which produces MESGCIHTAMAMGLSSKKASARSVGVERKNLITVCRFSVKTLLEKYTAEPIDDSSEEFINFAAILEHILSHRFKGSGSWFSSDGQRSFWEYIRLACSKVQNNCIASIENIENISTSRAKGRAWIRVALMEKRLSEYVSTALRDTRTTRRFYDDGAIMLREEAQVLTGMLIGLSAIDFSFCLKGETLDGKSSAVIDFTPYLKFTQSYDYLSDEEDRRSIDSSNSEESVPEHPYIPLVTDEESWSNKCRKMEQRFKIVYAQKGYLEELVRLRESQLKNVETENKRLRAKMEEQTVQSLQEKKELEAVVLELQAQLSALMPCDSSHLAKDLSIPLVNQWSAIANNQGNVKLFRRRSFHSLEQLSAELSLNSDSQRTDGRQNGESVWTSADDTPSMLGLCGSLASLPSSKSLASLKSSECLVNISTEPSPALTPS; this is translated from the exons ATGGAGTCGGGCTGCATTCACACAGCAATGGCTATGGGTCTGTCATCGAAAAAGGCGTCTGCTCGGAGCGTCGGTGTGGAGCGGAAAAACCTCATCACGGTCTGCAG ATTCTCTGTGAAGACTCTCCTAGAAAAGTACACAGCAGAGCCCATAGATGACTCATCCGAGGAGTTTATTAACTTTGCCGCCATTTTAGAGCACATCCTCAGCCACCGCTTCAAAG GTTCAGGAAGCTGGTTCAGCTCGGATGGACAGCGCAGCTTCTGGGAATATATCCGGCTGGCGTGCAGCAAAGTGCAGAACAACTGCATCGCCAGCATCGAAAACATAGAGAACATCAGCACATCCCGAGCAAAG GGGCGCGCATGGATTCGAGTGGCGCTGATGGAGAAACGTCTGTCTGAATATGTGTCCACTGCTCTGAGGGACACAAGAACTACCAG GAGGTTCTATGATGATGGGGCCATTATGCTGAGAGAAGAGGCCCAGGTCCTGACTGGCATGCTGATTGGACTGAGTGCCATTGACTTCAG TTTTTGCTTGAAGGGGGAGACTCTGGATGGGAAATCCTCAGCTGTGATCGACTTCACACCGTACCTGAAGTTCACTCAGAG CTACGACTACCTGAGCGATGAGGAGGACCGTCGCAGCATTGACAGCAGTAACAGCGAGGAGAGTGTCCCCGAGCACCCCTACATCCCTCTGGTGACCGACGAGGAGAGCTGGAGCAACAAGTGTCGCAAGATGGAGCAGAGGTTTAAGATCGTCTATGCCCAGAAG GGTTATCTGGAGGAGCTGGTGCGCCTGCGGGAGTCGCAGCTGAAGAACGTGGAGACGGAGAATAAGCGTCTGAGAGCAAAGATGGAGGAGCAGACGGTCCAGAGCCTACAGGAGAAGAAGGAGCTGGAGGCTGTCGTGCTCGAGCTGCAGGCACAACt CTCTGCCCTCATGCCCTGTGATTCCTCCCATCTGGCTAAAGATCTTTCCATCCCGCTGGTCAACCAGTGGTCCGCCATCGCAAACAACCAGGGCAATGTCAAGCTTTTCCGCAG GAGGAGTTTCCACAGTTTGGAGCAACTTTCTGCTGAACTCAGTCTGAACTCTGACTCCCAGAGGACTGATGGGAGACAGAACGGAGAATCTGTTTGGACTTCAGCAG ACGATACTCCCTCCATGCTGGGTCTGTGTGGCTCTCTGGCCTCTCTACCGAGCTCCAAGTCCCTGGCCAGCCTCAAGTCCAGTGAGTGTTTGGTCAACATCAGCACTGAACCCAGCCCTGCGCTCACTCCCAGCTAG
- the ddx42 gene encoding ATP-dependent RNA helicase DDX42 translates to MNWNKGGPGVKRGFGFGGFSLAGKKEEPSVPPNPNTSFGAPGSSGYGKGQQLPSFYKIGTKRANFDEENAYFEDDEEESSSNVDLPYIPAENSPTRQQMQSGGGSDSEDDPLDAFMAEVESQAAKDMRKLEEKEKEKKSAKGIRDDIEEEDEQEAYFRYMAENPTAGMTLEEEDENIDYDSDGNPIAPAAKKIILPLPPIDHSEIDYPPFEKNFYNEHEELSSLNGTQVLELRHKLNLRVSGAAPPKPSTSFAHFNFDEQLMHQIRKSEYTQPTPIQCQGVPIALSGRDMIGIAKTGSGKTAAFIWPMLVHIMDQKELEPGEGPIAIIVCPTRELCQQIHAECKRFGKAYSLRSVAVYGGGSMWEQAKALQEGAEIVVCTPGRLIDHVKKKATSLQRVSYLVFDEADRMFDMGFEYQVRSVASHVRPDRQTLLFSATFRKKIERLARDILVDPIRVVQGDIGEANEDVTQIVEMLHSATDKWSWLTRRLVEFTSSGSVLIFVTKKSNCEELATNLTQEGYSLGLLHGDMDQSERNKVISDFKKKNLPVLVATDVAARGLDIPSIRTVVNYDVARDIDTHTHRIGRTGRAGEKGVAYTLLTNKDTTFAGDLVRNLEGANQAVSKELMDLAMQNPWFRKSRFKSGKGKKLNIGGGGLGYRERPGLGAESSERSGNFLSSTSSFEGYSKPTSGAMGDRMSAMKQAFQAQYKSHFVAASSGPPKLTTKSNSSSCWTSAGSLSSVPTESANGPERSQSATLSMSMPMPGFTSAGSLSSVPTSQTSSQHSFPPPAPPPQRDIPRERHGEDRGRQDSYRHSDRGDRHGGEDRYGDRERHGDRDRDRHGDRERHSSSRNSEGRNGEGSRRDREDRRSERDGGEGRDREDRRVERDGGDRGSAEGREREDRRSERDGGDRGSVEGRDRGDDSFAVPEPPKRRKSRWDN, encoded by the exons ATGAACTGGAACAAAGGTGGTCCAGGTGTGAAGCGAGGGTTTGGATTTGGAGGATTTTCCCTTGcagggaaaaaagaagaacctAGTGTTCCTCCGAACCCAAACACATCATTTGGAGCCCCTGGATCAAGTGGATATGGGAAGGGCCAGCAGCTCCCATCTTTCTACAAAATAGGGACAAAAAGAGCCAATTTTGATGAGGAAAATGC GTATtttgaggatgatgaagaggagtcCAGCAGCAATGTTGATCTGCCGTACATCCCAGCTGAGAACTCGCCCACACGGCAGCAGATGCAGTCTGGTGGTGGGTCAGACAGTGAAGATGACCCACTGGACGCCTTCATGGCAGAGGTTGAG agCCAAGCAGCTAAAGACATGAGGAAActagaggaaaaggaaaaggagaaaaagtcaGCCAA GGGTATTCGTGATGAcattgaagaagaagatgaacaa GAAGCCTACTTCCGCTACATGGCAGAGAATCCCACAGCCGGGATGACcctagaggaggaggatgaaaatATTGACTATGACAGTGACGGGAACCCAATCGCACCCGCCGCCAAGAAAATCATCTTGCCGCTTCCCCCCATTGACCATTCTGAG ATTGATTACCCACCCTTTGAGAAAAACTTTTACAATGAGCATGAAGAGCTCAGCAGCCTGAATGGAACTCAAGTGTTGGAGTTAAGGCACAAATTGAATTTACGG GTATCTGGTGCCGCCCCTCCAAAACCTTCTACTAGCTTTGCCCACTTCAACTTTGATGAGCAGTTAATGCACCAAATCCGCAAGTCCGAGTACACTCAGCCCACACCGATTCAGTGCCAG GGTGTGCCCATAGCTCTGTCTGGACGTGACATGATTGGTATTGCAAAAACTGGAAGTGgaaaaactgcagcttttaTCTGGCCCATGCTGGTTCACATCATGGACCAAAAGGAACTGGAGCCAGGAGAGGGGCCGATCGCCATCATTGTGTGTCCCACCAGAGAGCTTTGTCAGCAG ATCCATGCAGAATGTAAGCGTTTTGGGAAAGCTTACTCTTTGCGTTCTGTGGCAGTTTATGGAGGAGGCAGCATGTGGGAGCAGGCCAAAGCTCTGCAGGAGGGAGCAGAGATTGTGGTGTGCACTCCG GGTCGCCTGATTGACCATGTGAAGAAGAAGGCCACGTCCCTTCAGAGAGTGTCATACCTGGTGTTTGATGAGGCGGATCGCATGTTTGATATGGGTTTCG AATATCAGGTTAGATCTGTTGCTAGCCATGTCCGcccagacagacaga CGCTTCTGTTTAGTGCTACTTTCCGAAAGAAGATAGAAAGGCTTGCCAGAGACATCTTGGTCGACCCTATCCGTGTGGTGCAGGGAGACATCGGAGAG GCCAATGAGGATGTCACCCAGATTGTGGAGATGCTGCACAGCGCGACAGATAAATGGAGCTGGCTTACCCGGCGGCTGGTGGAGTTCACCTCCTCCGGATCAGTCCTCATCTTTGTCACTAAGAAGTCAAACTGTGAGGAACTGGCTACTAACCTGACCCAGGAGGGCTACAGCCTGGGCCTCCTGCACGGAGACATGGACCAGAGTGAGAGGAACAAGGTCATCAGCGACTTCAAGAAGAAGAATTTGCCTGTTCTGGTGGCCACTGATGTAGCTG CTCGTGGTCTGGACATCCCATCCATTCGCACAGTGGTAAACTACGATGTGGCACGAGACAtcgacacgcacacacacaggattgGTCGAACTGGTCGCGCTGGAGAGAAGGGCGTGGCTTACACTCTCCTCACCAACAAAGACACCACGTTCGCTGGTGACCTCGTTCGAAATCTAGAGGGAGCCAATCAAGCCGTTTCCAAAGAACTGATGGATTTAGCCATGCAG AATCCCTGGTTCAGGAAATCCAGATTCAAGAGTGGGAAAGGAAAGAAGCTGAATATTGGCGGAGGTGGTCTTGGTTACAGAGAGAGACCCGGCCTGGGGGCTGAAAGTTCT GAACGCAGCGGCAACTTTTTGTCTTCCACTAGTAGCTTTGAAGGCTACAGCAAACCAACCAGTGGGGCAATGGGAGATCGCATGTCTGCTATGAAACAAGCCTTCCAG gCTCAGTATAAGAGCCACTTTGTAGCTGCGTCCAGCGGCCCTCCGAAGCTCACCACTAAGTCCAACAGCTCGTCATGCTGGACTAGTGCCGGCAGCTTGAGCTCTGTGCCGACCGAGTCCGCCAATGGCCCAGAGCGGTCCCAGAGCGCCACCTTGTCCATGTCCATGCCCATGCCTGGCTTCACCAGCGCTGGCTCCCTGAGCTCCGTGCCCACCAGTCAAACCAGTTCACAGCACAGCTTCCCTCCTCCCGCACCTCCCCCACAGAGAGACATCCCTCGGGAAAGGCACGGGGAGGACCGGGGGCGCCAAGACAGTTACCGCCACAGCGACAGGGGCGATCGACACGGGGGAGAGGATCGCTACGGAGACCGGGAGCGCCACGGAGACCGAGATCGCGACCGCCACGGGGACCGGGAGCGCCACAGCAGCAGCCGCAATAGCGAAGGTCGTAATGGAGAGGGAAGcaggagggacagagaggatcGTAGGAGTGAGAGGGACGGGGGTGAGGGGAGGGACAGAGAAGATCGTAGGGTTGAAAGGGAcgggggagacagggggagtgcagagggaagggagagagaagatcGGAGGAGTGAGAGGGAcgggggagacagggggagtGTAGAGGGGAGGGATAGAGGAGATGATAGCTTTGCTGTCCCCGAACCACCAAAGCGTAGAAAGAGTCGGTGGGACaactaa
- the strada gene encoding STE20-related kinase adapter protein alpha isoform X1 yields the protein MSFLRWVSEKLSVESLRDLDLFGEQAQGFSHRKAHEDSEESLTSLPRWDTMGSFLPDSSSYELLTVIGRGLDDLMTVNLARYRPTGEHVAIRRIDLEPCTNDMVIYLQSELHVSKLFHHSSIVPYKSIFIAENELWVITPFMAYGSARDLICSHFADGMTELTIAYILLGMLKALEYIHHMGYVHRSVKASHVLISASGQVCMSGLRSIFSLIRHGQRARVVHDFPQYSVKVLPWLSPEVLQQNLQGYDSRSDIYSLGITACELANGHVPFKDMPATQMLLEKLNGTVPCLLDTTTIPPEELSMKPSRSGADSGICEGPGAGSVRHSNGEPSTSTGGHPYNRTFSSHFHAFVELCLQRDPEKRPSATTLIGHPFFKQIKRRPSEALPELLRPITPITSFESSQPQDSHSGLASLESGLSHLDVDDWDF from the exons ATGTCTTTTCTT CGTTGGGTATCTGAGAAACTGAGTGTGGAGAGCCTGCGGGATTTGGACTTATTTGGAG AGCAAGCTCAGGGATTCTCTCACAGGAAA GCCCATGAGGACAGCGAGGAGAGTCTGACCTCTCTCCCACGTTGGGACACCATGGGCAGCTTCCTCCCTGACAGCAGCTCCTACGAGCTCCTCACTGTTATCG GCCGGGGCTTGGACGACTTGATGACGGTGAACCTGGCTCGATACAGACCCACTGGGGAGCATGTAGCCATCCGACGGATTGACTTGGAGCCATGCACTAATGACATGGTGATCTACCTGCAG AGCGAACTACATGTGTCAAAGTTGTTTCACCACTCCAGCATTGTACCCTACAAGAGCATCTTTATAGCCGAGAATGAGCTGTGGGTCATCACCCCCTTCATGGCTTATG GGTCAGCCAGAGATCTGATCTGCTCACATTTCGCTGATGGGATGACTGAGCTGACCATCGCATACATTTTGCTGGGTATGCTCAAAGCTCTTGAATACATCCACCACATGGGATATGTGCACCG GAGTGTGAAGGCCAGCCATGTGTTGATCTCAGCCAGCGGACAGGTCTGCATGTCGGGTCTGCGGAGCATCTTCAGTCTGATCCGTCATGGCCAGAGGGCCAGAGTTGTCCACGACTTCCCCCAGTACAGCGTGAAGGTGCTGCCCTGGCTCAGCCCAGAGGTGCTGCAGCAG AACCTGCAGGGCTACGACTCTCGGTCAGACATCTACAGCCTCGGCATCACAGCCTGTGAGCTGGCCAATGGACACGTGCCCTTCAAAGACATGCCAGCTACACAG ATGCTGCTGGAGAAGCTGAATGGGACGGTGCCGTGTCTGCTGGACACCACCACTATCCCACCAGAGGAGCTGTCGATGAAACCGTCTCGTTCCGGGGCCGACTCCGGCATCTGCGAGGGTCCAGGAGCCGGAAGTGTTCGCCACTCCAACGGGGAGCCCTCCACCTCGACAGGCGGACACCCCTACAACCGGACGTTCTCCTCGCACTTCCACGCCTTTGTCGAGCTGTGTCTGCAGCGAGACCCAGAAAAACG ACCGTCTGCTACCACTCTCATAGGCCATCCATTCTTCAAACAG ATCAAACGGCGGCCCTCAGAGGCGCTGCCTGAGCTGTTGCGACCCATAACCCCGATCACCAGCTTCGAGAGCTCCCAGCCGCAGGACTCTCACTCTGGACTGGCCAGTCTGGAGTCGGGTCTCAGCCACCTGGACGTGGACGACTGGGACTTCTGA
- the rundc3aa gene encoding RUN domain-containing protein 3A isoform X2 has translation MESGCIHTAMAMGLSSKKASARSVGVERKNLITVCRFSVKTLLEKYTAEPIDDSSEEFINFAAILEHILSHRFKGNNAGSGSWFSSDGQRSFWEYIRLACSKVQNNCIASIENIENISTSRAKGRAWIRVALMEKRLSEYVSTALRDTRTTRRFYDDGAIMLREEAQVLTGMLIGLSAIDFSFCLKGETLDGKSSAVIDFTPYLKFTQSYDYLSDEEDRRSIDSSNSEESVPEHPYIPLVTDEESWSNKCRKMEQRFKIVYAQKGYLEELVRLRESQLKNVETENKRLRAKMEEQTVQSLQEKKELEAVVLELQAQLSALMPCDSSHLAKDLSIPLVNQWSAIANNQGNVKLFRRRSFHSLEQLSAELSLNSDSQRTDGRQNGESVWTSAGKDDTPSMLGLCGSLASLPSSKSLASLKSSECLVNISTEPSPALTPS, from the exons ATGGAGTCGGGCTGCATTCACACAGCAATGGCTATGGGTCTGTCATCGAAAAAGGCGTCTGCTCGGAGCGTCGGTGTGGAGCGGAAAAACCTCATCACGGTCTGCAG ATTCTCTGTGAAGACTCTCCTAGAAAAGTACACAGCAGAGCCCATAGATGACTCATCCGAGGAGTTTATTAACTTTGCCGCCATTTTAGAGCACATCCTCAGCCACCGCTTCAAAGGTAACAATGCAG GTTCAGGAAGCTGGTTCAGCTCGGATGGACAGCGCAGCTTCTGGGAATATATCCGGCTGGCGTGCAGCAAAGTGCAGAACAACTGCATCGCCAGCATCGAAAACATAGAGAACATCAGCACATCCCGAGCAAAG GGGCGCGCATGGATTCGAGTGGCGCTGATGGAGAAACGTCTGTCTGAATATGTGTCCACTGCTCTGAGGGACACAAGAACTACCAG GAGGTTCTATGATGATGGGGCCATTATGCTGAGAGAAGAGGCCCAGGTCCTGACTGGCATGCTGATTGGACTGAGTGCCATTGACTTCAG TTTTTGCTTGAAGGGGGAGACTCTGGATGGGAAATCCTCAGCTGTGATCGACTTCACACCGTACCTGAAGTTCACTCAGAG CTACGACTACCTGAGCGATGAGGAGGACCGTCGCAGCATTGACAGCAGTAACAGCGAGGAGAGTGTCCCCGAGCACCCCTACATCCCTCTGGTGACCGACGAGGAGAGCTGGAGCAACAAGTGTCGCAAGATGGAGCAGAGGTTTAAGATCGTCTATGCCCAGAAG GGTTATCTGGAGGAGCTGGTGCGCCTGCGGGAGTCGCAGCTGAAGAACGTGGAGACGGAGAATAAGCGTCTGAGAGCAAAGATGGAGGAGCAGACGGTCCAGAGCCTACAGGAGAAGAAGGAGCTGGAGGCTGTCGTGCTCGAGCTGCAGGCACAACt CTCTGCCCTCATGCCCTGTGATTCCTCCCATCTGGCTAAAGATCTTTCCATCCCGCTGGTCAACCAGTGGTCCGCCATCGCAAACAACCAGGGCAATGTCAAGCTTTTCCGCAG GAGGAGTTTCCACAGTTTGGAGCAACTTTCTGCTGAACTCAGTCTGAACTCTGACTCCCAGAGGACTGATGGGAGACAGAACGGAGAATCTGTTTGGACTTCAGCAG GAAAAGACGATACTCCCTCCATGCTGGGTCTGTGTGGCTCTCTGGCCTCTCTACCGAGCTCCAAGTCCCTGGCCAGCCTCAAGTCCAGTGAGTGTTTGGTCAACATCAGCACTGAACCCAGCCCTGCGCTCACTCCCAGCTAG
- the rundc3aa gene encoding RUN domain-containing protein 3A isoform X1, with protein sequence MESGCIHTAMAMGLSSKKASARSVGVERKNLITVCRFSVKTLLEKYTAEPIDDSSEEFINFAAILEHILSHRFKGSGSWFSSDGQRSFWEYIRLACSKVQNNCIASIENIENISTSRAKGRAWIRVALMEKRLSEYVSTALRDTRTTRRFYDDGAIMLREEAQVLTGMLIGLSAIDFSFCLKGETLDGKSSAVIDFTPYLKFTQSYDYLSDEEDRRSIDSSNSEESVPEHPYIPLVTDEESWSNKCRKMEQRFKIVYAQKGYLEELVRLRESQLKNVETENKRLRAKMEEQTVQSLQEKKELEAVVLELQAQLSALMPCDSSHLAKDLSIPLVNQWSAIANNQGNVKLFRRRSFHSLEQLSAELSLNSDSQRTDGRQNGESVWTSAGKDDTPSMLGLCGSLASLPSSKSLASLKSSECLVNISTEPSPALTPS encoded by the exons ATGGAGTCGGGCTGCATTCACACAGCAATGGCTATGGGTCTGTCATCGAAAAAGGCGTCTGCTCGGAGCGTCGGTGTGGAGCGGAAAAACCTCATCACGGTCTGCAG ATTCTCTGTGAAGACTCTCCTAGAAAAGTACACAGCAGAGCCCATAGATGACTCATCCGAGGAGTTTATTAACTTTGCCGCCATTTTAGAGCACATCCTCAGCCACCGCTTCAAAG GTTCAGGAAGCTGGTTCAGCTCGGATGGACAGCGCAGCTTCTGGGAATATATCCGGCTGGCGTGCAGCAAAGTGCAGAACAACTGCATCGCCAGCATCGAAAACATAGAGAACATCAGCACATCCCGAGCAAAG GGGCGCGCATGGATTCGAGTGGCGCTGATGGAGAAACGTCTGTCTGAATATGTGTCCACTGCTCTGAGGGACACAAGAACTACCAG GAGGTTCTATGATGATGGGGCCATTATGCTGAGAGAAGAGGCCCAGGTCCTGACTGGCATGCTGATTGGACTGAGTGCCATTGACTTCAG TTTTTGCTTGAAGGGGGAGACTCTGGATGGGAAATCCTCAGCTGTGATCGACTTCACACCGTACCTGAAGTTCACTCAGAG CTACGACTACCTGAGCGATGAGGAGGACCGTCGCAGCATTGACAGCAGTAACAGCGAGGAGAGTGTCCCCGAGCACCCCTACATCCCTCTGGTGACCGACGAGGAGAGCTGGAGCAACAAGTGTCGCAAGATGGAGCAGAGGTTTAAGATCGTCTATGCCCAGAAG GGTTATCTGGAGGAGCTGGTGCGCCTGCGGGAGTCGCAGCTGAAGAACGTGGAGACGGAGAATAAGCGTCTGAGAGCAAAGATGGAGGAGCAGACGGTCCAGAGCCTACAGGAGAAGAAGGAGCTGGAGGCTGTCGTGCTCGAGCTGCAGGCACAACt CTCTGCCCTCATGCCCTGTGATTCCTCCCATCTGGCTAAAGATCTTTCCATCCCGCTGGTCAACCAGTGGTCCGCCATCGCAAACAACCAGGGCAATGTCAAGCTTTTCCGCAG GAGGAGTTTCCACAGTTTGGAGCAACTTTCTGCTGAACTCAGTCTGAACTCTGACTCCCAGAGGACTGATGGGAGACAGAACGGAGAATCTGTTTGGACTTCAGCAG GAAAAGACGATACTCCCTCCATGCTGGGTCTGTGTGGCTCTCTGGCCTCTCTACCGAGCTCCAAGTCCCTGGCCAGCCTCAAGTCCAGTGAGTGTTTGGTCAACATCAGCACTGAACCCAGCCCTGCGCTCACTCCCAGCTAG